In the Glycine max cultivar Williams 82 chromosome 19, Glycine_max_v4.0, whole genome shotgun sequence genome, attacttgtgactCAGTACACTTGCTGATAAATTTCGCAGTAGTGCAGACTGTCAAGGGAACACAACACATTATCTTTTACAAACAATCATTTCACCTCACTTAAAGGCCATTCAAAATCATTTGTTCTATTAGAACTTAAATTAGCAAAGGTAACAGAGAAAGTCATGTTTGTTGAAGTGATACCAACAATTTTCAATAGCAGAATACGATATTTGTTTCTCTTGTAAATTGTATCACAAATCAACAGTGTTGGAAATGAATTCACGAGTTTGATAGAATCTGGATGTGTCATAATATATCTCTTACAACATCTTCATTGTCTAGTTGTTTGAACTAGTAAACTATTCATCACATTGTATTTCTGTTCTTGGAACCCTTTGGTCGCAATGATATATTTCTTATGTTCattgtatatgattttgatgGTGTTGATATTTTTCTGATTTTGATCTTTGATTATCAACAAAATTTGATCAGGCTTCACCATGTTTTTGGTCAATTGGTTAACCATAGTTTTTTTTCACTGCTTAAACTAACATCATATACACAACTAAGCAATGTTTTCAtcaatttatggttatgaaaACCAAAAAGTACAATAAGCTTCCACTCTATGGTTCTTACAAACCTcccatttaatttaaaagtgtacacacattttttgcTTCCAGTGGTCTTGCACACTAACTTGTCTTAGTATTGTTTGTACTTTTTTCTCCCATTTTCGCAACCCAATACAACATATGCTTTTCTTACTTCTTACTTTTGAATCACAATCACAAACCCATGATCCTTTACCACACGTCGAGTCCAATTTAATAAATCACCGCACTCTTGAAAAtcctaaaagaataaaaaaaaattattcagtaGCAAAACAAAGGCTTCACAAAACACAAACATATAAAAGTCATGAAATATGCATCATTAGTCATGAAATAACTGGAAAAAGTCAGGATAGTTAGGATGTGAATGCATATCAATGTCATCACCACCCAGATTTTCATCATTATCATTAGCCTCTACTTCATATGCTTGGTCGGGTTGGTAAAAGAAACCTTGGCTTCCATCATCCATATTTTCCCATTCAGTTGACATTGTAACGTCATCAAATGTAATAGTATTCCAATCAATTGAcatacaaaattaagaaaaaattggtctttaaaaaaattgctgcAAAATTTTCAACACAATGGAATCAATGAAATCTTGATTCCATTATGTTGCATAAATTACAACATAACAAAATCTTGATTCCATTTTGAGGCAATTTTCCAACACAACGGAATcacaattttgttaaaatatcaagtaaaaaagtaaaatacttGATATAGAGACAAGTTTGGATTGTTTGAATATAGAGACAATTTTCCAACACAACAGAATCATGATTTCGTTAAAGATTTTTTGGGTACAAATTTTGGTAAAGTTATGAATTTGATATAGAGACAAGTTTGGATTGTTTGAATATATTCTTCATAGGTATTGGTCAAGGATCATATTTGATGAAGAATTGGTGATGGTAGCTCCATAAATgtttggacccaaccttggatGCGAGCATCAACAAGCCCATATATCACTTCATCTACCCCCCTCAGCCTTAAGGATCTCAAAGTCAGTTCTCTCACCAACCACCAACAACGATGTTGGTGTCAAGATGTGCTACAACAAATTTTCAATGACAATGACCAAATAAATGTTTTTGCCCTGCCCTTGATGAACAATGAAGTCCATGATAAAATCATATGGAGATTAAATGCAAATAATGAGTACAACGTCAAATCAGCTTACCACCATCTCTTGGAAATAATAGTCCAAAATGACCACTTAAAGGTAGTTGGAAATTCAAACCTCGTCTGGAAATTACAAGTTCCACCCAAGGTAAAGTATTTCTTATGGTGTGTTCTTAGAAACTGTCTTCCTATTCATGTTAGGCTCCAAACTAAGGGAGTCATGTGCCATTCTACTTGTTACTATTATGACAATTTCGAGAATGATTTCACATTTTCTTCGGTTGTGGAAATGCCCAAAACACATGGGAAGCTACTGGCTTTGGAGTTTAATTGAGCCAGAATTCTACCAAGTTGATTTCACAAGCAAGCTAATCTTCAAGCTCTTGGAAACCAACAATTCCAATCTCCAATCAATAATTGTTATGGTTTTGTGGTGTATTTGGAGAAGATGGAACAAAAGCTATGGAATGAGGTAGACACTACTCCAAACATCTCAATCTCTCTCGCTGTGCAATTCCTCCTCAAATGGAGCCACAATTGAAAGACCTCTCAACCACCGAGAGCAATTCAAACATTTGATGCACACTCGTGATGGACAAAACCGCAAAAGGAGTACCTAAAGCTCAATGTAGATGCGACACTCTTCACCAATGAGAACAAGTCTGGTATTGGTCTATTTGTATGCAATGAGGAAGGAAcattttttaaagcaaaaacaatGCAAGATTCAGGAAGACCAGAAGCAAAGAAAGCGGAAGCATGAGCCTTGCTCAATGCTATAAAATAGACACAAGAGTTAAACATCTCAAAGGTTATTTTTGAGATTGACTATAAGACATTGGTTGGTAATTTGCAAATAAATCAATATGGTTCTTCTGAATATCACATGATACTTATTAAATGTAGAACAAGGATGATAGTTATTTCAAATTCAATGTTGAGTTATGCTAGGAGATAAGCAAACTAAGTAGCTCATTCCCTTACAAGAACTTCTCAATTTAATGCTCGTATTCATGAGTATGATTGTATTCCAAATTATATCTTGTCTTtgattcataataaaataaaataatcttgcttctctttaaaaaaaaaatcattcttttattataaaaaatgtgaaattacttgACACATAGAAGCTAAAGGTTAATATCTTAACTATAATTACTCatcttgaattaaaaattatatctaaccaaaaaattaaatgaagttaCAGAACAATAACAAATGagacaaaattttcaaaaataaaataaaaaatatcaagtaaaatataaataaactaaacataaaaaaacttaatgtacTTGAAGATTTAATAGACATAGATACTTTAATTCTTATATCCTATCAAAATTTTGACataatttttcctatttttcaattttcttcacCCAGTAGTAACAAATCCCAGACTCAGCCATTGCTGATAAGCTCATCAAGGGGCCCCTGTTGAGGGAGCACCACTATGCAGCTATTGTTAATTAACCGTATTAAAACCATGTTGAATATGGATTGGCAAGTGCAGATTGCCCATGTGTTTCTGGAAATTAACTAATGTTGTGACTGATTGTTTGGCAGCCAAGGGTCATGCCATCCCTATAGAATTGCACATTTTGGAATTTCCTCCAGTAGAACTATACGGTTTGGGCTTAACTCATTTcagctttattttgttttgaaaatagcattttaaatttgattaaatgaaTGAGTAAGTCAGAAAATGATTTTTCCTGATGATTGAATTAAATGAAtagcaaattaaaaatatcttattttacaAACAATGTATTAACCAATCCCCTACTCTCTGCTTAGTGGGAATTTAGGTAGTATGTATGAGAAGTTATGTTAATAGGTTGATCTTCATTATCaccatggtaaaaaaaatgtatgtgtTATAAACCGTAAGCATACATACATTTgtattcaaatattttcaaaatgctcgagttaagtttttctttttttttaaaaaaaaaatacttgtttagataaaaaaaatcagaaaaatctaagatttgatttttgaaCTAAAATAATACACAGATAAGGAAAAGAAATACCTTTAATGATATGAGGCTATGTCTAGGTCTTATAGAATTCACCTTGATttagacataaaaaaaaaatgacgttGATTTAGGTCTTGGAGAATTGATCTTcgctattttttctctcttttataacCATAATTCTTACCTAAGAATATGTCCAATCTTGAAAACTTGCTTAAAGCACATGAATTATGAATGTTTGCGATTGGCTGCAACGTTCACCAGAATATAATTAAGTTTCTAAATCTTTTTAGACTTCCGTCAACAACATCCGTTCAGCCAACTCTATGAAAAACTTTCATCATTAACACTAAGTACTCTATggtgaatttttttatctacataATAACTCGttctcaattaaaaattctttaaagAGATTTTAGTAGGTTTCAGGACTCACTTAATTTGAAATATTCTTAACGCATACTAAATTTAAAGActgtttatatatacatattaaattGGGCGATGAAATAtatgtagaaaaataaaaatagggagATATATATGAAATGCAAATATATACATTAGGTCAATGCATATGGTCATATGGGTGTGAGTTAAGACGTGGGAGTACGTGGATTACTCATGGTCATGTACTCATGTACGTGACGTAACATGAGACTCATGAAAGAGAGTGTGCGAGGTAATGACCTTCACTTGAGGATGATGATCGAATTAATCCTGTAAAGTATAAGGTTGGTTATATTATATACAAGGTTAGTtactttagataattttttaagtattcataataggaaaaaataaaaaaaaaataaataaatttaaatttttataagttaaaattaattaattaattttattttttatagaaaatattttatttaaatttttaaaatttatatgtataaattgattttaattgataaaaaagtctgattcatttaattttattttctttttatataagtatttatacaaaagtttatttaaataaagcaacaaaaattgatttatatgtactttcagtataaaattcttttacggacatttaataaaatttactgTACCATATTAATGAATAAGatggtataaaaaaaagtagattTTTATCGaacttataagagaaaaaaatatctaaaatttatttggagtgtaaaataattttatattataatttaattataaattattatttgtatgattatttttaaaataattttataaaattaataaatttaccattcattatgatttatgattagAAGAGAAtgtaagattattttatattataaacatataatattttttcttctaaaaaatataaatttttttgtgttcattCCTTATGTAATAAGTAATGTCTAAACGTGCAACTAAAGTTAAAAGTTTAGATCGAAAGTGATGCGCACTTGGATTATATATAAGCTCTCCCTGAGCTTCCACCTCTTCATAGAGTCTGGTCCCAATTGCTAACTTGTTTGAacaagactcaagtcaagagtTTGACGCAAGTAATCAGCGTCTGTAAAGCCATTTTTTTCAAACGCACTTTTCGCAATTTATTTTGAATGTAATTAACTTAGCTGTCTGTCCACGTCCCATTCCACCGTATGCCTAATGCCTGCGTTTGCTTCCGTGTATCTTAAGAAGGAAGATTTTGgaagataaagaaaattatatgttttatgtaaataatatttttttaatataacagattttacaatgaaaataaattattattattatttaaaattttaatatatatatatattcacttgaTGTAAATTGTAATCCTATTGGATTAAAAAGATATTCACAATATTCTAAGTTTTCAAcaatttatagtttatatataaGGTTAGAAATTGGAATAGGAGGCTCAGCACCCTATTTTTTGGCATGGTTACCAAGATTTAAGTTTTGAAATTCCAAAAGTATTTTTCAGTTTTCTacagtaatttttaaattatttataatacactcttactataaaatatttttatgttattatctACATATAAAGACCATTGAATgttttaatatacatatttttatacttattttatctttataactatattcatgattattattttatccctataataactattattttcaaaaatcgcTCACTAATTTcagttaattttcttttatttaaaaaaagcaaTTAAGCATAATTATCTATTTCtccatttatattaaaaatgataaaaatgatcgatcagattttttaatatattataaattaatcacaTATAAAGTTAGTAAATAGTtcgtattaataattaataatatgataaataagttaagtatttataaaatacaAGTATATAcctataaatcataaaattatttaaacaaacaaaaagtgcAAAGTGGGCTGAAATTTCTAGAAGTTGCATTCCTTTGCTCTTAAACAGTGGGATTTCAAAGCCCACGATATGTCAATACACACAACACTTGCCAACTGGACACAATAAAACAGTCATCAGCTTCGGCCGCGTAATTTTTTTCCACACACAGACTCTGTCTCTCTCTTCTctgttctttctctttttgttcactttcactctcttctctctcatacacacaaacacaacaacatcaaCAATTCCGAACACCCCAAACATTCCCTTTGTTcctaagaaaaatgtttttccgTTTCAGCTCCCCCTTCGCGATCCGATCCTTCCTCAAATCCCCTCCATGCATTCTGCTTTTCGTTCTCTTCTCTTTCACAGGTTCCTGCATTCATGCGTGCCTTTTTCTCGTTAAAGTTTTCGAATTTTTGTTTGTTCTATGTTTTCCTTTGATGGGgtgtcgttttttttttttactttgttggGCGCGGAATTGTTCGcgttgtttttggtttgtgtttttttcctttttgcatgGCGTGGACATCACGGCGTGTTGAATTGGAACGAGTGTTTGAGATTGATGGCACGCTTTGTTGCGTGATGCATGGTGAtgggtttttgttttctaaaattttgaaaatgggtTAATGGCGTTTTTAGTTTCTGAAAAATGGGTTTAGTTTCTGATTTTTAAAACCATAAATTTTCGTCTCTGTATTTGTGAAATGCCAAATTTTTGTCCCTAAAATCGTACGTTTTTGTTGCTTTGGGACTAAAGTTTTATGGTTTTAAAAGTGGTGGCTAAACCCAAGATGGCGCATTTTTCATGAACTAAAACCACTGTTAgttcttttgaaaattttgatctTTTCGTGTTGTTGGTGGCTTTTCGTGTTGTTGATGATGCCAGTGATTTTAGTGGGGCGTTTGGattcctttgttttttcttgCTTGCTTATCTAATTTTTGGTACCATGGAATGAAATTGATATTCTGATTATCTGTCTTGATATATAAAATTCTGGGTAAAAATTGATATGACATTGAATTTGCATGGTATCAAGTGAGTTTTTTTATCATGGTGATTGAATATGTAACAGTGAAGTAGTACGATTTCGTGAACTAGTTATTGACTTGTAGAAATTTTTGCTTGTTTGCTTTCTTTGTTCATTGCTTTAGCAAGTCCAGAAATTTGTGTATCTCTCATAATTTCTATCGTACTTTTCATATGTATCACCACTTACTTTGTTGTTTAATAATGCCCAGTATGTTATAAGAAGCCTTAGGGGTTCATTGATTACTTTGCCAAACCCCTCTCCCcttcatatattaattttaatttaattttgagtttttctGTTTATCTTTCAGAAGCTTATGATCCACTTGATCCATATGGAAATATCACAATCAAATGGGATATCATAAGTTGGACCCCTGATGGTTATGTTGTAAGTACTTTCTTTTACAGTTTCACCTATTAATATCTGAAGCAAATCATCTGATTTACAATTAAACATGATGGTCGTAAATGTTTTTGgctcttttttctctctactAGTTAGGCACAACTTTTGTGATGGATCTGCATGTTCACACCAGTTGCATCTCATATGTTCTATATCTATTCTTGCTTGGATAATATAACTTGCTTAAAGGTTTgaaatacaaaatcattttgttcCTAGAGAAATGAAAGCAGTAAGTTCTCAGACACATTCTTTATTATAAAGAGAAATTCATGTGAGTTGAGACCCCTTAAAATTGTGTGGGTCCCACTTTCTATTTAATGGGATACAGTGCCACATGAATTTCATTCAATTCAATAGTAAAGAAAGTGTAGTTACTTGTTAGTATTGTTCTTATTCCAATCAGGAATATGACAgggtttgaatttcaaattacaCTTCACTTGGAGCcattttttatacaatattcAAATCTGTGCTTAGCATTTAGTACTTCATATGTAAGTTgtaaaattattgaataaacTCAAGTATATAGATGAGTGTATTTATATTAGTGACTAGAgccatttaaaataaattgagtttatttttgttcaatcaTTAGTTATTTCGATGCCTAAGAAATAATTGAATGGGCAGGCTGTTGTTACAATGAACAACTTTCAACAATATCGCCATATCTCGGAGCCTGGGTGGTCGCTTGGATGGACATGGGCGAAGAAGGAGGTAATATGGAGCATGGTGGGAGGGCAGACCACTGAACAAGGGGATTGTTCAAAATATAAAGGAAACATCCCACATTGCTGTAAAAAGAACCCTGTAGTTGTCGATTTACTTCCCGGAACACCTTACAACCAACAAATTGCAAACTGCTGCAAAGGCGGTGTACTCAGCTCGTGGGCACAGGATCAATCCAAGGCGGTTTCAGCATTTCAAGTCAGTGTGGGTAGTGCTGGTACCACTAACAAAACTGTCAAACTGCCAAAAGACTTCACACTGAAAGCGCCAGGACCCGGTTACACATGTGGGCCGGCAACAATTGTGAAACCAACTCTATTTATACAACCAGACAAAAGGAGAGTGACACAAGCACTCAGTAAGTTAATGAAATTTTATGTTCATTTCCACACTTGTCAGTATAATTATCTACTTGTAGTTTTTGTTAGTGCTAAAATCTGGTATTCTGGTAATGTTTTAAATCTGGTCTATGATCCTACTCCATAAGTACttctaagagaagaaaataagaaagtaaaatgaattgCATTTCTCTTacaagctaaaatcaacttacgcacttaacttttataaaaactcTCTTATCTATCTTCTCCTAAAGTTGAGgtgcataaattgattttaacttatgggaAAACCTCAATTAATGTTGCCTTTTtgcttccttttcctataagtacttatggagaagtttatccGAAAAGGGTCCAAGTTAACAGTTGTTCTGAGTTTTTAGTTCCTACTAGCAAGATCCATCAACTTAGTTTGACCCATTGCTCTGATTTATGGCAGTGACATGGAATGTAACATGCACATATTCACAATTTCTTGCTCAGAGAACACCCAGTTGCTGCGTCTCGCTTTCATCTTTCTATAACGATACTGTTGTACCCTGCACTACATGTGCATGTGGCTGCCAGGGCAACTCATCTCAATTAGGGGAATGTGTAGAGTAGGTTTTTAATACTCAGGACACTGATTTTTTCCTAAACAGAAAGAAATGTTATATACTTACATTTGTCCTTTTTTTTGTGTCATTACAGTCCGGACTCGTCACCACATTTGCAATCAGTTGTTTCCAACCCTGGACCTGGAAAGAGTAGTATTACACCTTTGGTTCGATGTACTCGTCATATGTGCCCAATCCGAGTTCACTGGCATGTTAAGCTTAACTACAAGGAGTACTGGCGTGTCAAGGTCACTGTTACTAATTTCAATTACGGGATGAATTATTCTAATTGGAATTTGGTTGTTCAACATCCAAATTTCGACAATCTGACCCAACTTTTCAGTTTCAACTACAAATCAATTACTCCCTACGGATCAATAAGTAAGTGTGGCCTTTCAAGGACTTGCAATGTTAGAGATATAAAATGCTGATGGTTATTTAACTTAGTTGAATATAGTGTGTGACAACCACTCCAAGATTATGAAGGGGTTGTCGAATTTTTCgagtaataaatttatttattactgtCCCTAGGTAACAAATTAAGAGTCCAACTTCTTGAGAGTGAGATTACCTTCTATTGTAATCTCTTCTTTAAGATGTCTGGCTTCACTGGTGACTAACACTtcatttgcaatttttttgttCCCAAATTTCTATTGTATGTACTTGCAAACTCTTttgaattgttatatatatctttataattttatatttttttcaaaaaaaattacctgAATTAATTATGTATACATCCCttgtaattttaaacaattttcttttaatttatattttaaaatttttacctACCTTTGCAATACAAAATACTTGTTAATGACATTCTAAACTTCCTTGTCATAAACTGTATGAGCAACATATTCTTATTTTCACCATAAATAACATGTATTTTTGTAGAGGCGCCAAAATGATTATTGATCTAAGTTACTTTTAACAGATGATACAGCAATGCTTTGGGGAGTTAAGTTCTACAATGATTTTCTCATGCAAGCTGGCCCTCTTGGTAATGTACAATCAGAACTACTATTCAGAAAGGATAAATCAACTTTCACTTTTGACAAGGGTTGGGCCTTCCCTCGGAGAGTCTATTTCAATGGCGACGTTTGTGTGATGCCGCCACCCGATTCTTATCCATGGTTACCTAATGCTGGTTCCAAGCAAGAGGTTTCCCTGCTTGCTTTGGTGATGTCCTCTTTGGTAGCCTTGGTATTATATGCATATGCTTAAAGTTTCTAATAATGCCACACTCATCAAAAGTCTTCAGTGTGACAAGTTTTGACTCAATTTTGGGACACCAATTTGGAATTTGAACCAAGCCAGGGTAGGATATCCAGTGACAATTCAAGAGTAGCTCAGTTCTcctatgattttgtttttctaattttcagCATACGAGGAAATTGAATTTGCTAATATATTGTTATTTCTGTCTGTTATAAAATGTAATAATGTATTTATTGGTTTTAGATCCATAGTTACAGACATGGTGTTGTAAgtataagaaatatataaaggTACACAATGATGTAATTCATAAAAGCATGACTGTATTAGACATGAGAATCGTTTATTGATTTATTCTTTCCAGCCACCTAATTACATTATGAGCGTTTATAATCTGACATGTTaggtaaaatatttatatttagtctCATGTTGAGAATCAAGAGATTGATTCTGAATCTGAAATTGATTGAGTTAAAATACCATAAAAGTCAGTTTTTGAGTTGGATCTAATGTTAAATATtgggttttattattttgaataaaaacatttaaatattaatctcttttctttaaaatcatttttaatcaaaattaattgtgtaaATGCTTATTCAAATACATAGTAAATGTTGTccaaataaatagaataaaagatATATGAATTATTCATTATGGCATTGGAGTAATAGCATCATCAATCTATGATTCAGACAAAATCACTGTTGAGATTTACATATTAGCATCCCCTTTGGTGCTCACATGTCAGATAAAACACAGCCATGAGATTTGGCTTAGTGTTTCCAAAGAATTTGAGTATTCATGCCTATTGTCACGTTACCATTAAGAAGGTATACATGGTTTcaaaaatttcacaaaattcTGACACAATATGCACCAATTCACCAAACTGCAAGCAAGAAGAACAATAACAACATGAACGCAGGGAAGTTAAGTAGGCTTGCAGGAGCAGAGTTAGGGAGAAAAGGGTAGGTGTCAGGTGGTGGCAGCATGCATTCATCACCATTAAAGTAAACCTTGCGAGGAAATGCCCAACCCTGCTTGAATGTGAATGCATCCTTGTCCTTCTGAAGAAGCAACTCTGATTGAACATTCCCAGTTGGTCCAGCTTCCATTAGAAGATCATTGAAGTACTTCATGCCATAGAACATGCCAGTATCATCTGCATGCACAATAACAACATGCTTTAATAgtcattcttaaaagttgttGAATTAATTAGCATTGAAACCGGTGCACTGcacgaattttgaaaagaaaaaaaaaacagtaaaataatgaataacaaattgagtaatttaataaaataaatgaaaaaattcaaaaaactgTCCAGCCGACATGTGGCGATGGCCAGAcagttttaataatattattgataatAGAAGCTTGAGAAGATTTATTTGGTGGCACTCACTTATGGATCCATAGGGAAGAAGTGGCTTGTAATTGAAACTGAAAACTTGTGTGAGATTGTTGAGATTTGGATGCTGA is a window encoding:
- the LOC100815926 gene encoding protein COBRA; translation: MFFRFSSPFAIRSFLKSPPCILLFVLFSFTEAYDPLDPYGNITIKWDIISWTPDGYVAVVTMNNFQQYRHISEPGWSLGWTWAKKEVIWSMVGGQTTEQGDCSKYKGNIPHCCKKNPVVVDLLPGTPYNQQIANCCKGGVLSSWAQDQSKAVSAFQVSVGSAGTTNKTVKLPKDFTLKAPGPGYTCGPATIVKPTLFIQPDKRRVTQALMTWNVTCTYSQFLAQRTPSCCVSLSSFYNDTVVPCTTCACGCQGNSSQLGECVDPDSSPHLQSVVSNPGPGKSSITPLVRCTRHMCPIRVHWHVKLNYKEYWRVKVTVTNFNYGMNYSNWNLVVQHPNFDNLTQLFSFNYKSITPYGSINDTAMLWGVKFYNDFLMQAGPLGNVQSELLFRKDKSTFTFDKGWAFPRRVYFNGDVCVMPPPDSYPWLPNAGSKQEVSLLALVMSSLVALVLYAYA